A DNA window from Drosophila biarmipes strain raj3 chromosome 2R, RU_DBia_V1.1, whole genome shotgun sequence contains the following coding sequences:
- the LOC108022468 gene encoding anaphase-promoting complex subunit 10, protein MAASMDEDISANPLPSNEEDPLAEERLGFVREVGAQAVWSLSSCKPGFGVERLRDNIMDTYWQSDGQLPHLVNIQFHKRTNISQIYIYTDYKLDESYTPSRISIRSGTNFNDLQELQVMDLTEPTGWVQIPIKDGNVKSIRTFMLQIAVISNHQNGRDTHMRQIRIHAPVEGKHYPLELFGKFGTVDFQKFATIR, encoded by the exons ATGGCAGCCTCAATGGATGAGGATATATCCGCCAACCCGCTGCCCAGCAATGAGGAGGATCCCCTGGCAGAGGAGCGCCTTGGCTTCGTGCGGGAAGTGGGCGCCCAGGCCGTTTGGAGCCTCTCCTCTTGCAAGCCGG GATTTGGTGTAGAACGTCTGCGGGACAATATCATGGACACTTACTGGCAGTCAGATGGACAGCTTCCCCACCTGGTCAACATACAGTTCCACAAGCGCACGAACATCAGCCAGATCTACATATACACGGATTACAAGCTGGACGAGAGTTACACGCCATCAAGGATTTCCATACGGTCCGGGACCAACTTTAACGACCTGCAGGAGCTGCAGGTGATGGACCTCACCGAACCCACTGGCTGGGTGCAGATACCTATCAAGGATGGGAATGTCAAGTCGATTCGCACCTTCATGCTGCAGATCGCCGTGATCTCGAACCACCAGAACGGAAGGGACACCCACATGCGCCAGATCCGCATCCACGCACCCGTAGAAGGTAAGCACTATCCCCTGGAGCTCTTTGGGAAGTTCGGAACGGTCGATTTCCAAAAGTTCGCCACCATTCGATGA
- the LOC108022469 gene encoding U3 small nucleolar ribonucleoprotein protein IMP3, which translates to MVRKLKFHEQKLLKKVDFITWKVDNSGKENKILRRFHIQKREDYTKYNKLSREIRELAERIAKLDASEPFKAEATTMLLNKLHAMGVSNDQLTLETAAKISASHFCRRRLPVIMVKLRMSEHLKAATELIEHGHVRVGPEMVKDPAFLVSRNLEDFVTWVDGSKIKEHVLRYNDLRDDFQM; encoded by the exons atgGTTCGCAAACTCAAGTTCCACGAGCAGAAGCTCCTCAAAAAGGTAGACTTCATCACCTGGAAGGTGGACAACAGTGGCAAGGAGAACAAGATCCTCAGGCGCTTTCACatacaaaaaagagaggattACACCAA GTACAACAAGCTATCCAGGGAGATACGGGAACTGGCCGAGAGAATAGCCAAGTTGGACGCCTCGGAGCCCTTCAAGGCGGAGGCCACCACCATGCTCCTGAACAAGCTGCACGCCATGGGAGTCTCCAACGATCAGCTCACTCTGGAGACGGCGGCCAAGATATCTGCCAGTCACTTTTGCCGCCGTCGTCTGCCCGTGATCATGGTTAAAC TGCGAATGTCGGAGCACCTGAAAGCCGCCACAGAACTTATAGAACACGGTCATGTTCGGGTGGGACCCGAAATGGTAAAGGATCCCGCCTTTCTGGTCTCCAGGAACCTCGAGGACTTTGTCACCTGGGTGGATGGCTCCAAGATCAAGGAGCATGTTCTCCGATACAATGATTTGCGGGATGACTTCCAAATGTAA